A single Oryza brachyantha chromosome 8, ObraRS2, whole genome shotgun sequence DNA region contains:
- the LOC102716342 gene encoding potassium transporter 26, whose protein sequence is MEYHQQQQPPAPADDDVVIQMNAAAIAAVDERSSTNEEADQAGAGKGGLGRRAFSQHYMTKHRAPPEFTRWQLLLLSYQSLGVVYGDLGTSPLYVFSSVQLPSPGEADFVGILSIILWTFTMICLLKYVLIVLKADDHGEGGTFALYSLLRQHVNFKGNMPVPVTRLESDVNLKFHSKKRAMASKFLKLLEDSTKWQAVITYMVLAGTCMVLGDGALTPAISVLSAVQGIQSRSSNITQAHVVILSVIILFVLFLFQRLGTSKVSFTFSPIMLLWFAFVAFIGLYNIIKYYPPIVKAVSPHYIIIYFLRNKRTAWETLGAIVLCITGAEAMFADLGHFNKPSIQMAFSVIVYPSMILAYAGQAAFLVKNPSKLSTTFYSSTPEPLFWPMFVVATLAAIVASQALISASFSIIRQSIALGCFPRVTMKHTSDKHEGQVYSPEINYFLMVACILITVGFKGGPEIGQAFGVAVIFVMLFTTNLMTVVMVIIWQSNIVLVSLFFVFFFSMEGLYMTSLLNKILQGGWVPFAITAFFLIITLSWTYGRSKKSDYELANVMQREEFIDTVKASNRVPGTCIFCTDMMNGIPPIVRHYAQHVASLRELMVFVTVRILPVRTVLPEERFLLDKLEPVGVYRCIVQYGYMDNHNMGGDEYVASVIASLKEIAENEDDILVLDSALMNGSTFVLGRTIIKMGTRHNCVKRFIINNLYRFLQKNFRSNMSSLKINPGKTLQVGIQYDI, encoded by the exons atggagtaccaccagcagcagcagccgccggcgccggcggacgaCGACGTGGTGATCCAGAtgaacgccgccgccatcgccgccgtcgacgagaGGAGCTCCACCAACGAGGAGGCGGATCAGGCGGGCGCCGGCAAGggcggcctcggccgccgcgcctTCAGCCAGCACTACATGACGAAGCACCGCGCCCCGCCG GAGTTCACGAGGTGGCAGCTTTTGCTGCTGAGCTACCAGTCGCTGGGCGTGGTGTACGGCGACCTGGGGACGTCGCCGCTGTACGTGTTCTCGTCCGTCCAGCTGCCCAGCCCCGGCGAGGCCGACTTCGTCGGCATCCTCAGCATCATCCTCTGGACCTTCACCATGATCTGCCTCCTCAAGTACGTCCTCATCGTGCTCAAAGCAGACGACCACGGAGAAG GTGGCACCTTTGCCCTGTACTCGCTGCTACGCCAGCATGTGAATTTCAAGGGAAACATGCCGGTGCCAGTCACACGGTTGGAATCCGACGTCAATCTCAAGTTCCACAGTAAGAAGAGGGCCATGGCGTCTAAGTTTCTCAAGTTACTGGAGGACAGCACAAAATGGCAGGCAGTCATTACGTACATGGTGCTGGCTGGAACTTGCATGGTGTTAGGAGATGGTGCCCTCACTCCAGCCATATCAG TTCTGTCAGCTGTTCAAGGAATCCAGTCAAGATCTTCAAACATAACGCAAG CTCACGTTGTGATACTATCTGTGATTATCTTGTTCGTACTTTTCCTCTTCCAAAGATTAGGCACAAGCAAAGTCAGCTTCACCTTTTCTCCCATTATGCTCTTGTGGTTTGCATTTGTTGCATTCATTGGATTGTACAATATTATCAAGTACTATCCACCAATAGTAAAAGCCGTGTCACCACATTACATAATCATATACTTCCTGAGGAACAAAAGAACAGCCTGGGAGACACTTGGAGCAATTGTTCTATGCATAACAG GTGCTGAAGCTATGTTTGCTGATCTGGGTCATTTCAACAAGCCATCAATCCAG ATGGCATTTTCAGTCATAGTTTATCCATCAATGATCCTTGCCTATGCTGGCCAGGCAGCATTTTTGGTCAAGAACCCTTCAAAGCTCAGTACAACGTTCTACAGTAGCACTCCAGAGCCACTATTTTGGCCCATGTTTGTCGTAGCAACTTTGGCTGCTATTGTTGCGAGCCAGGCATTGATATCAGCCAGTTTCTCCATCATTCGACAATCAATTGCTCTAGGTTGTTTTCCAAGAGTTACCATGAAGCATACCTCAGACAAACATGAAGGCCAAGTATACTCTCCAGAGATCAATTACTTTTTGATGGTTGCGTGCATCTTAATTACTGTTGGGTTTAAGGGTGGACCAGAGATAGGGCAAGCTTTTG GTGTGGCCGTGATATTTGTTATGCTTTTTACAACAAACCTGATGACAGTGGTCATGGTTATAATATGGCAGAGTAACATTGTACTCGTtagtctattttttgttttcttcttttccatgGAAGGCCTTTACATGACCTCACTTTTGAACAAGATTCTACAAGGTGGCTGGGTTCCATTTGCCATTACTGCATTTTTCCTTATAATTACACTATCTTGGACTTATGGAAGAAGTAAGAAGAGTGACTATGAACTTGCCAATGTGATGCAAAGGGAGGAATTCATTGATACAGTAAAGGCAAGCAACCGAGTACCTGGAACATGCATCTTCTGCACAGACATGATGAATGGCATCCCGCCAATTGTGCGCCATTATGCTCAGCATGTGGCTTCCCTTCGTGAGTTGATGGTGTTTGTCACTGTCAGGATTCTTCCAGTGAGAACTGTCCTTCCTGAAGAACGCTTCCTCCTAGACAAGCTAGAACCAGTCGGTGTCTACAGATGCATAGTCCAGTATGGCTATATGGACAACCACAACATGGGGGGTGATGAGTATGTTGCATCAGTTATTGCATCCCTCAAGGAAATAGCTGAGAATGAAGATGATATTTTGGTGTTGGATTCAGCTTTGATGAATGGATCAACCTTTGTTCTTGGCAGGACTATCATAAAGATGGGTACTAGACACAACTGTGTCAAGCgctttattattaataacCTTTACAGGTTTCTGCAGAAGAACTTCAGGTCGAACATGTCCAGTCTAAAGATAAATCCTGGAAAAACATTGCAAGTTGGAATACAATACGATATATGA
- the LOC102716620 gene encoding 3-oxoacyl-[acyl-carrier-protein] reductase FabG-like gives MASSRPEEGTASARGAPWGRLDGQVVLVTGASSGLGREFCLDLARAGCRVVAAARRADRLRSLCDDINASSSSSAAVAAAVELDVASGGAALEAAVQRAWDAFGRIDVLINNAGLRGGVHSPLDWPEDDWNTLIKTNLTGSWLVSKHVCRRMHDAKIKGSVINISSVSGLNRGHLPGSTGYAASKSAMHYVTKLMALELGAYGIRVNSIAPGIFQSEITAPLLQKKWLKTVVSKIVPLKTHGTTDPALTSLVRFLIHGTSSYVTGNIFIVDSGATIPGVPIFSSL, from the exons ATGGCGTCGTCACGGCCGGAGGAGGGGACCGCGTCGGCGCGGGGGGCGCCGTGGGGCAGGCTGGACGGGCAGGTGGTGCTGGTGACGGGCGCCTCCTCCGGGCTCGGCCGCGAGTTCTGCCTCGACCTGGCGCGCGCCGGCTGccgggtcgtcgccgccgcgcgccgcgccgaccgCCTCCGGTCGCTCTGCGACGACATcaacgcctcctcctcctcctccgcagcggtggcggcggccgtcgagCTCGACGTCGCGTCCGGAGGGGCTGCGCTGGAGGCCGCCGTGCAGAGGGCCTGGGACGCCTTCGGCCGCATCGATGTCCTCATCAACAACGCTGGCCTCCGAG GAGGTGTGCACTCACCATTGGATTGGCCTGAGGATGATTGGAATACACTTATCAAGACAAACCTCACTGGATCATGGCTCGTTTCCAAGCATGTATGTAGACGCATGCATGATGCCAAGATAAAGGGTTCAGTAATTAACATTTCCTCTGTTTCTGGTCTTAACCGTGGTCATCTGCCCGGCTCCACTGGATATGCAGCTTCCAAATCTGCCATGCATTATGTCACAAAG TTAATGGCTCTGGAATTGGGAGCATATGGCATTAGAGTGAACTCAATAGCACCTGGGATCTTCCAGTCAGAGATAACCGCTCCTCTATTGCAAAAGAAATGGTTGAAAACTGTTGTTTCGAAGATAGTGCCACTTAAGACACATGGTACTACTGATCCAGCACTGACGTCGCTGGTTCGTTTTCTGATCCATGGAACATCATCATATGTGACTGGAAACATCTTCATTGTAGATTCAGGTGCCACCATACCTGGTGTTccaatattttcttctctgtAA
- the LOC102716897 gene encoding uncharacterized abhydrolase domain-containing protein DDB_G0269086-like has protein sequence MTARSDDPGVSPAAAAAAGGEIWGTAEDLLLACAVSRHGTASWDEVAKEVRSRCPSAAGFTPASCRLRFRVLHRRFSGAAAAENVDGGGGEEEVEEPDADAVASWVEELRKLRVAELRREVEKYDLSIGSLQSKLKRLTEEKERSPSGEAEPAVKEETEDDVRKGSPEEEEAGGVEDRVSGHESGRSCKESNSSDLKRPEDEPAAANDDPAEREEAAAGEVAVKEEASGESVAGSKEAEAEKESSDVQSSASPSRRRQRKGGGEEAEAASPSVSVPLPAAEAEPLVAFLESVRTSKAGAVFERRLDSQEGERYSGTIRRHVDLEMVRARLVGGAAAAAATCYASASELYRDLLLLCANALVFFPRGSPEHDAALQVRALVSKHISKDRPPAGKVPAAAVEAEAVASKKPKADADIAGSLLEKAPIIVCRKRSSIAKAAAATAAKGEKAETDKEKDGEDKKKAAVAATVTSKDRKARGMRTNKSRGPARNQKTKVSESGEGTKKSDKKGGGGGSSAAAAAAGGVAKKRNAVDFLNRMNQNGSPSTERVSLLETLKLSAATEQQKKSSSSSGKGDGRKDAGGSGSKKAAAASTPPGRRNVGRPPKRAAAPPTPPPSKRAKDDKPATRKRGKK, from the exons ATGACCGCCAGATCGGACGACCCCGGcgtctcgccggcggcggctgcggcggcgggcggtgaGATCTGGGGGACGGCGGAGGACCTTCTCCTGGCGTGCGCCGTGAGCCGCCACGGCACGGCGAGCTGGGACGAGGTGGCGAAGGAGGTGCGGTCGAGGTGCCCGTCCGCCGCGGGGTTCACCCCCGCCAGCTGCCGCCTCCGGTTCCgcgtcctccaccgccgcttctccggcgccgccgccgccgagaacgtggacggcggcgggggcgaggaggaggtggaggagcccgatgccgacgccgtcgccagctGGGTGGAGGAGCTCCGCAAGCTGCGGGTcgccgagctccgccgcgAGGTCGAGAAATACGATCTCTCGAtcgg GTCGTTGCAGTCAAAACTGAAACGGCTCacggaggagaaggagaggagcCCCTCCGGCGAGGCCGAGCCGGCGGTGAAGGAGGAGACGGAGGACGATGTACGGAAGGgatcgccggaggaggaggaggccggcggcgtggaggacAGGGTCTCCGGCCACGAGTCCGGCCGGTCGTGCAAGGAGTCCAACTCGTCAGATCTGAAGCGGCCGGAGGacgagcccgccgccgccaacgacGACCCAGCAGAgcgggaggaggccgcggcgggtGAGGTAGCCGTGAAAGAGGAGGCGTCCGGCGAGTCGGTGGCGGGGTcgaaggaggcggaggcggagaaggAGAGCAGCGACGTGCAGAGCTCCGCCAGCCCGTCCCGTCGCCGGCAGcggaagggcggcggcgaagaggcggaggcggcgtcgccgtcggtgtccgtgcccctccccgccgcggaGGCCGAGCCGCTCGTCGCCTTCCTCGAGTCGGTCCGGACCAGCAAGGCGGGCGCCGTGTTCgagcgacggctcgacagccag GAGGGCGAGAGGTACAGTGGCACGATCAGGCGCCACGTGGACCTGGAGATGGTTCGTGCGAGGCTGGTGggtggggcggcggcagcggcggccacgTGCTACGCCTCGGCGTCCGAGCTCTACCGcgacctgctgctgctctgcgcCAACGCGCTCGTCTTCTTCCCGCGCGGCTCGCCGGAGCACGACGCCGCGCTCCAGGTCCGCGCGCTCGTCTCCAAGCACATCTCCAAGGACCGTCCTCCCGCAGGGAAGgtgcccgcggcggcggtggaggcggaggcggtggcttCGAAGAAGCCCAAGGCTGACGCTGACATTGCCGGGTCGCTACTCGAGAAGGCGCCTATCATCGTATGCCGGAAGCGGAGCTCCATCGcgaaggccgcggcggcgactgctGCCAAGGGGGAGAAAGCGGAGACGGACAAGGAGAAGGACGGCGAGGACAagaagaaggcggcggtggcggccacgGTCACTAGCAAGGACAGGAAGGCTCGCGGGATGAGGACGAACAAGAGCCGGGGACCCGCCAGGAATCAGAAGACGAAGGTCTCGGAGAGCGGCGAGGGGACGAAGAAGTCCGACAagaaaggcggcggcggcgggagctcggcagcggcggctgcggcaggCGGGGTCGCCAAGAAGCGAAACGCCGTGGACTTCCTGAACCGGATGAACCAGAACGGATCGCCGTCGACGGAGAGGGTGTCGTTGCTGGAGACGCTGAAGCTCTCCGCGGCGACGGAGCAGCAGAagaagtcgtcgtcgtcctccgggAAGGGCGACGGCCGGAAGGACGccggcggctccggctccaagaaggccgccgctgcctcgaCGCCTCCGGGGAGGAGGAACGTCGGCCGGCCACCGAAAcgggcggccgcgccgccgacgccgccgccgtccaagAGGGCCAAGGACGACAAGCCGGCGACCAGGAAGCGCGGGAAGAAGTAG